In Paramicrobacterium humi, the genomic stretch GAGCACGTTCGTCATCTCCGGCGATGGCCCGATGACCACTCCGAGCCGCGCCTGCACGTAGTCAAAGAATTTGTTGGGTAAGGCCCACCGGTTGTTGAAGTTCACGGGAGGAAGAATGTGCACGCCGATGTCGTACGAATTGAGCGTGCTCGCGAGCTCGGAATACGGTACCGGGTCGTGAAGCGTGACCCGATCGGAGGACGCCGCCTGTTCGCGGATCTGCTCGAGAAATGCAGGGTCATTCGGAGTGAGATAGAGGTCGAGGCTCACGTCGGCGCGCGTTGATTCGACGGCGTCGAGAATCGCTGCGATGTTGCGATCGCGAAGGCACGCTCCGCTGTGGACGAGACGGATGGTGTCTCCGACCGCCTGCGGGGATAGCTCTTGATACGGCGCCGCATTGGTCACGACAGATGCGGTGATGCCGAACTGCCTCCCATACTCCGCGGCAATTCCCGCGCCGACTGTCGTCACAGAGCTGGCGCGTGTGACGAAGCGCCGGCACATCCAGCTCATGAAGGGCGCGACAAACAGGCGCCAGCGCGTGACGTCCTCCTTTTGTCGCGGCGCGTATTCGTGCAGGTCAGCGTGCACGCCGAACCGCGGTTCGAGCCGGAGGGCGAGCCCCACACTGTCCACATCATTAGCGAGAATGACGTCGAATTGCATGGGGGCCAGTTTCTCCCGCGCTTCAGCTATCGCCCTATTTCCCCAGTACGCCGACGTGTACAACCGAGCGATCACCTTGACCCGGTCGTATCGCCAGATCTCGTTCGAATCCGTAAGCGAGACGTGCATATGAACGCCGTCCGGCTTGGGACCGTAGCCGCACGTCACCACGCGATATTCGTCACGAAATCTC encodes the following:
- a CDS encoding glycosyltransferase family 4 protein yields the protein MTQPTLLILSFSRIASDARVLKQVERFRDEYRVVTCGYGPKPDGVHMHVSLTDSNEIWRYDRVKVIARLYTSAYWGNRAIAEAREKLAPMQFDVILANDVDSVGLALRLEPRFGVHADLHEYAPRQKEDVTRWRLFVAPFMSWMCRRFVTRASSVTTVGAGIAAEYGRQFGITASVVTNAAPYQELSPQAVGDTIRLVHSGACLRDRNIAAILDAVESTRADVSLDLYLTPNDPAFLEQIREQAASSDRVTLHDPVPYSELASTLNSYDIGVHILPPVNFNNRWALPNKFFDYVQARLGVVIGPSPEMTNVLSEYGFGAIADDFTAAALARAFDMLDPATVAAWKVASDGAAGPLSSATQVEEWARKIGALCATS